From a single Campylobacter concisus genomic region:
- the nusB gene encoding transcription antitermination factor NusB: MATRHQVRQAVVSLLYSNEINPVTTAFEEEFLEEKKIRNERKHEAQQTFKEVLANKEKLDEILRPYLKDGDFSKVGVTELAILRLGLYEMKFSQTDKAVIINEAIELAKELGSDQAPKFINGVLDRLKADL; this comes from the coding sequence ATGGCGACTCGTCATCAGGTTAGGCAGGCCGTCGTTTCGCTGCTCTACTCAAATGAGATAAATCCGGTAACCACTGCATTTGAAGAGGAATTTCTAGAAGAGAAAAAGATAAGAAATGAGCGCAAACATGAGGCGCAGCAGACTTTTAAAGAGGTGCTCGCAAATAAAGAAAAACTAGATGAAATTTTAAGGCCATATCTTAAAGACGGCGATTTTAGCAAAGTTGGCGTAACCGAACTAGCAATCCTTAGACTTGGACTTTATGAGATGAAATTTAGCCAAACAGATAAAGCAGTCATCATAAACGAAGCGATCGAGCTTGCGAAAGAACTTGGAAGCGATCAGGCACCAAAATTTATAAACGGTGTACTTGATAGGCTAAAGGCAGATCTGTGA
- the ribH gene encoding 6,7-dimethyl-8-ribityllumazine synthase, translating into MKIIEGNLALKGGEKVAIVGARFNHIITDRLVEGARDAFLRHGGDEANLSLILVPGAFEIPMALEKALASGKFDAVCCVGAVIRGSTPHFDYVSAETTKGIANVTLKYGKPVTFGVLTVDSIEQAIERAGSKAGNKGFEAMTSVIEMLNLYKNLEA; encoded by the coding sequence ATGAAAATAATCGAAGGAAATTTGGCTTTAAAAGGCGGCGAAAAGGTCGCCATAGTGGGCGCTAGATTTAATCATATCATCACCGATAGGCTGGTGGAGGGCGCGAGGGATGCGTTTTTACGTCACGGCGGCGACGAGGCGAATTTGAGCCTCATTTTGGTGCCGGGCGCATTTGAGATACCGATGGCGCTTGAAAAGGCGCTAGCTAGCGGTAAATTTGACGCGGTTTGCTGCGTGGGAGCGGTGATCCGCGGCTCTACGCCTCACTTTGACTACGTGAGCGCCGAGACCACCAAGGGCATCGCAAACGTCACGCTAAAATACGGCAAACCGGTGACCTTTGGCGTGCTAACGGTCGATAGCATCGAGCAAGCCATCGAGAGAGCGGGCTCAAAAGCCGGAAACAAGGGCTTTGAAGCGATGACGAGCGTGATAGAGATGCTAAACTTATATAAAAATTTGGAGGCGTGA
- a CDS encoding DMT family transporter: MMHVLALLAAGCCEVLGVFFLTKFQKSVGVKKAANFLILTANFALSLWLLSYAMQAMAMSVAYAIWTGIGAVGAVGVGVIFNGEKMSAQKAFYLSLITLSAVMLKII; encoded by the coding sequence TTGATGCACGTTTTAGCTCTTTTGGCGGCCGGGTGTTGCGAGGTTTTGGGCGTGTTTTTTCTAACGAAATTTCAAAAAAGCGTCGGCGTGAAAAAGGCGGCAAATTTTTTGATTTTAACCGCAAATTTCGCCCTTTCGCTCTGGCTTTTGAGCTACGCGATGCAGGCGATGGCGATGTCTGTGGCGTACGCGATTTGGACGGGTATCGGAGCGGTCGGAGCCGTGGGCGTCGGAGTGATTTTTAACGGCGAAAAAATGAGCGCGCAAAAGGCGTTTTATCTATCGCTAATAACGCTAAGCGCGGTAATGTTAAAGATAATTTAA
- a CDS encoding DMT family transporter, translating into MQTKGFLWVLDGAVAECGWAYGLKHAQDAVGFAITTALVCVSFVSFIKALKYIPVSVAYTVFVGLGAFFIVIAESVSEYGSSGQTPDALRLFFIATLIAGVLGLKRLKS; encoded by the coding sequence ATGCAAACTAAGGGCTTTTTGTGGGTGCTAGACGGCGCGGTCGCCGAGTGCGGCTGGGCGTACGGGCTAAAACACGCCCAAGATGCCGTAGGATTCGCGATTACTACCGCGTTAGTCTGCGTTAGCTTTGTGTCATTTATAAAGGCTTTAAAATATATCCCCGTTAGCGTCGCATATACCGTATTCGTAGGACTTGGAGCATTTTTTATCGTGATTGCCGAAAGCGTTAGCGAATACGGCTCAAGCGGCCAGACGCCAGATGCTTTGCGGCTATTTTTCATAGCGACGCTGATCGCTGGCGTACTGGGGCTAAAAAGGCTGAAATCTTGA
- the kdsA gene encoding 3-deoxy-8-phosphooctulonate synthase translates to MILIAGPCVIESEQLVFDVAKRLVKFNEDKRIDFYFKSSFDKANRTSISSFRGPGLEKGCEILAKVKKEFGFKILTDIHESYQAGPVGEVADVLQIPAFLCRQTDLLVAAAKTKAVVNIKKGQFLAASAMKHSVKKVLETRGISSDGYEVAKQNGVWLTERGSTFGYGNLVVDMRNLVLMREFAPVIFDATHSVQMPSALGEKSGGDARFVPYLARAAAAAGVDGFFYETHVNPCEALCDGPNMLKLDELDANIAQIFKIKQALGDAN, encoded by the coding sequence ATGATACTAATAGCAGGGCCTTGCGTCATAGAAAGCGAGCAGCTCGTTTTTGACGTGGCAAAAAGGCTAGTTAAATTTAACGAAGATAAGCGGATAGATTTTTATTTCAAATCAAGCTTTGACAAGGCAAATCGCACGAGTATAAGCTCGTTTCGCGGGCCCGGACTTGAAAAAGGGTGCGAAATTTTAGCCAAGGTAAAAAAGGAATTCGGTTTTAAAATTTTAACCGATATCCACGAGAGCTACCAGGCTGGGCCTGTTGGCGAAGTGGCCGACGTGCTGCAAATTCCGGCGTTTTTGTGCCGCCAAACCGATCTGCTAGTGGCCGCGGCTAAGACAAAAGCGGTGGTAAATATCAAAAAAGGGCAGTTTTTAGCCGCCTCTGCGATGAAGCACTCGGTAAAAAAAGTGCTAGAAACAAGGGGCATTAGCAGCGATGGATACGAGGTCGCTAAACAAAACGGCGTGTGGCTAACTGAGCGAGGCAGCACCTTTGGTTACGGAAACTTAGTCGTAGATATGCGAAATTTGGTGCTAATGCGCGAATTTGCGCCCGTGATTTTCGACGCGACGCACAGCGTGCAGATGCCAAGCGCTCTTGGCGAAAAAAGCGGCGGAGACGCGAGATTCGTGCCGTATCTAGCACGAGCTGCGGCGGCTGCGGGCGTGGACGGATTTTTTTACGAGACGCACGTAAATCCTTGCGAGGCGCTTTGCGACGGACCGAATATGCTAAAATTGGACGAACTAGACGCGAATATCGCTCAAATTTTTAAGATAAAGCAGGCTCTTGGCGATGCAAACTAA
- a CDS encoding DMT family transporter, with protein sequence MLKRFYISHLGIFYMLFACFMFAVTGAFAKYLSKDMPSIEVVFFRNLIGLFIVIYAIYRFPFKQAGGHFFLLMFRGFVGTVALFAFFYNVAHVNLATAFTFQKTNPIFTAILAAFIFKERLSSLGWFAVFLGFGGILLVIQPNLGISKTDIIGVWSGLGAAIAYTSVKELNKSYGTNVIVLSFMLWGSFLPLICMGLAEFFTYEPLDFLFSKFSMPSWYNVVFILLMGLSGYFFQSYMTKAFAVGKKAGVIAAVSYADVIFTLIIGYFMGDVLPNQTALLGILLVIVSGILVVKEK encoded by the coding sequence ATGTTAAAAAGGTTTTATATTTCGCATCTTGGTATTTTTTATATGCTTTTTGCTTGCTTTATGTTTGCCGTTACTGGCGCATTTGCAAAGTATCTTAGCAAAGATATGCCATCTATCGAAGTTGTATTTTTTAGAAATTTAATAGGCCTTTTTATCGTCATTTATGCCATTTATAGATTTCCATTTAAGCAAGCTGGTGGACACTTTTTTTTGCTAATGTTTCGTGGCTTTGTCGGTACAGTGGCACTTTTTGCCTTTTTTTATAATGTCGCTCATGTAAATTTGGCCACAGCCTTTACATTTCAAAAGACAAATCCAATCTTTACGGCTATCCTTGCAGCCTTTATTTTCAAAGAGCGTCTAAGCTCACTTGGCTGGTTTGCTGTATTTTTGGGATTTGGTGGAATTTTGCTTGTTATCCAGCCAAATTTAGGCATAAGCAAGACTGATATTATCGGTGTTTGGAGCGGCCTTGGTGCGGCGATCGCATACACAAGTGTAAAGGAGCTAAACAAGAGTTACGGCACGAATGTTATCGTGCTAAGTTTTATGCTTTGGGGCTCGTTTTTGCCACTTATTTGCATGGGTTTGGCAGAATTTTTCACCTACGAGCCACTTGATTTTTTGTTTTCAAAATTTAGCATGCCAAGCTGGTATAACGTTGTTTTTATCTTGCTAATGGGGCTTAGTGGATATTTTTTTCAGTCGTACATGACAAAGGCATTTGCGGTTGGTAAAAAGGCTGGAGTGATCGCCGCGGTTAGCTACGCAGACGTTATTTTCACGCTTATAATTGGCTATTTTATGGGTGATGTATTGCCAAATCAAACGGCACTTTTAGGCATCTTACTAGTAATAGTGAGCGGAATTTTAGTTGTGAAAGAAAAATAA
- the der gene encoding ribosome biogenesis GTPase Der: MQKVILVGKPNVGKSSLFNRLAGRRIAITSDVSGTTRDTNKAKIEVEGKECILIDSGGLDDSSELFKNVKAKTLAEARYSDVILYMVDGKMMPDDDDRAIFYELSKLNLPIALVINKIDSKKDEQREWEFISFGAKNSFGISVSHNTGIDELSMWLAKHLENKVQIKADTSEDFDDFLENYNDEGELSDEIDYESKNIRVGIIGRVNVGKSSLLNALVKESRAVVSDVAGTTIDPVNEIYEHDGRVFEFVDTAGIRKRGKIEGIERYALNRTEKILEETDVALLVLDSSEPLTELDERIAGIASKFELGVIIVLNKWDKSSEEFDELCKEIKDRFKFLAYAPIISVSALGGKRVHKIYPLIVEIYKNYTQKIQTSKLNEVIGEATKAHPLPRDKGRVVKIYYAVQFKTAPIMIALIMNRPKCLHFSYKRYLTNKLRESFNLTGVPIVLIPKKRGESDENKEQ, from the coding sequence TTGCAAAAAGTAATATTAGTAGGCAAGCCAAATGTCGGCAAAAGCTCACTTTTTAACCGCTTAGCTGGTCGTCGTATCGCTATAACAAGCGATGTTAGTGGCACGACAAGAGATACGAACAAAGCTAAGATCGAGGTTGAGGGCAAAGAGTGCATTTTAATCGATAGTGGTGGCCTTGATGATAGCAGCGAGCTTTTTAAAAACGTAAAAGCGAAGACCTTGGCAGAGGCTAGATATTCAGACGTCATCTTATACATGGTCGATGGTAAGATGATGCCAGATGACGATGATAGAGCCATTTTTTACGAGCTTAGCAAGCTAAATTTACCAATCGCTCTAGTCATCAACAAAATCGACAGCAAAAAAGATGAGCAAAGGGAATGGGAATTTATAAGCTTTGGTGCGAAAAATTCCTTTGGAATTTCCGTAAGCCACAACACCGGTATTGATGAGCTAAGTATGTGGCTAGCAAAGCACTTAGAAAACAAAGTGCAGATAAAGGCCGATACGAGCGAAGATTTTGATGATTTTTTAGAAAACTACAACGACGAGGGCGAGCTAAGCGACGAGATAGACTATGAGAGCAAAAACATAAGAGTTGGCATCATAGGCCGCGTAAATGTCGGCAAAAGCTCACTTCTAAACGCGCTTGTAAAAGAGAGTCGCGCCGTCGTTAGCGACGTGGCAGGCACTACGATAGATCCAGTTAATGAAATTTACGAGCATGATGGCAGAGTTTTTGAGTTTGTCGATACTGCTGGTATTAGAAAGCGTGGCAAGATCGAGGGCATCGAGAGATACGCGTTAAATAGAACTGAGAAAATTTTAGAAGAGACGGACGTAGCGCTACTTGTGCTTGATAGCTCTGAGCCATTAACTGAGCTTGACGAGCGTATCGCTGGCATCGCTTCAAAATTTGAGCTCGGCGTCATCATCGTGCTAAACAAATGGGATAAAAGTAGCGAAGAATTTGACGAACTCTGTAAAGAGATAAAGGATAGATTTAAATTTCTAGCATACGCGCCGATCATCAGTGTTTCGGCACTTGGCGGCAAAAGAGTGCATAAAATTTACCCGCTCATAGTTGAAATTTATAAAAACTACACTCAAAAAATCCAAACTTCAAAGCTAAATGAAGTGATCGGTGAAGCGACCAAGGCACACCCTCTGCCACGAGATAAAGGCAGAGTTGTGAAAATTTACTACGCAGTACAGTTTAAGACAGCGCCGATCATGATAGCGCTCATAATGAACCGCCCAAAATGCTTGCACTTTAGCTACAAACGCTACCTAACAAACAAACTTAGAGAGAGCTTTAATCTAACTGGCGTACCTATCGTGCTAATCCCTAAAAAACGTGGAGAGAGCGATGAAAACAAAGAACAATAA
- a CDS encoding shikimate kinase, producing the protein MKTKNNNIVLIGFMGVGKGTTARALSKTLRTMNLDCDDLLESSQNMKIKAIFEEYGEEHFRQLEKDLAKFLATNVKNAIISTGGGFAKVKNLKKIGTVIYLKASFDAIMQRLKNSKNSEKKLAKRPLLSDLKRAEALHLEREELYEKKADYIVEVEGKTPKQIVKEIRMLLKI; encoded by the coding sequence ATGAAAACAAAGAACAATAATATCGTTTTGATAGGATTTATGGGCGTTGGCAAAGGCACGACCGCAAGGGCGCTTAGCAAGACTTTAAGGACGATGAACCTTGACTGCGACGACTTACTGGAGAGCTCACAAAATATGAAGATAAAAGCTATCTTTGAAGAGTACGGAGAGGAGCATTTTAGGCAGCTTGAAAAGGATCTGGCTAAATTTCTAGCAACAAATGTCAAAAATGCAATCATCTCAACCGGCGGAGGCTTTGCGAAGGTTAAAAATTTAAAGAAAATTGGCACCGTGATCTATCTAAAAGCTAGTTTTGATGCGATCATGCAAAGACTAAAAAATAGTAAAAATAGCGAGAAAAAACTTGCCAAACGTCCACTTTTAAGTGATCTAAAAAGAGCCGAGGCGTTACATCTGGAGCGAGAGGAGCTTTATGAGAAAAAGGCTGATTACATCGTCGAAGTCGAGGGTAAAACTCCAAAGCAAATCGTAAAAGAGATAAGGATGCTTTTAAAGATTTAG
- the trpS gene encoding tryptophan--tRNA ligase: protein MRVLTGLQPSGKLHLGNYFASIKQMVDMQEQNEMFMFIANYHAMTSLSEAKALKQNTFEAACAFLALGIDPNKSIFWVQSDVKDVLELYWVLSQHTPMGLLERAHSYKDKVAKGLSSHHGLFSYPVLMAADILLYNAQVVPVGKDQIQHVEIARDIAIKFNNEHGEIFTLPEAKIDENVATVPGTNGEKMSKSYGNTIDIFADAKTLKKQISSIVTDGTPLEEPKQWQNCNVYNIAKLFLDESEQKELQARYERGGEGHGHFKAYLNELIWDYFKDAREKFEHYQNNPDEVSGILEIGAKKASNVAQTTIKKVREAVGIY, encoded by the coding sequence ATGAGAGTATTAACCGGCCTCCAACCCTCCGGCAAATTACACCTTGGCAACTACTTTGCCTCGATAAAGCAGATGGTTGATATGCAAGAGCAAAATGAGATGTTTATGTTTATAGCAAACTACCACGCGATGACGAGCCTTAGCGAGGCCAAAGCCCTAAAGCAAAATACTTTTGAGGCTGCGTGTGCGTTTTTGGCACTTGGGATCGATCCAAATAAAAGCATATTTTGGGTGCAAAGTGACGTTAAAGACGTGCTTGAGCTTTACTGGGTGCTAAGCCAGCATACGCCTATGGGGCTTCTTGAGCGCGCACATAGTTATAAAGACAAGGTCGCAAAGGGTCTTAGTTCGCACCACGGACTCTTTAGCTATCCAGTTTTGATGGCAGCTGACATTTTGCTTTATAATGCGCAGGTCGTACCCGTAGGCAAGGATCAGATCCAGCACGTAGAGATCGCACGTGATATCGCGATAAAATTTAACAACGAACATGGAGAAATTTTTACATTGCCTGAGGCGAAGATCGATGAAAATGTCGCCACCGTGCCTGGCACAAACGGCGAAAAGATGAGCAAAAGCTATGGCAATACAATCGATATCTTTGCTGACGCTAAAACGCTTAAAAAGCAAATTTCTAGCATCGTGACAGACGGCACACCGCTTGAAGAGCCAAAACAGTGGCAAAACTGCAACGTCTATAATATCGCCAAACTTTTCTTAGACGAGAGTGAGCAAAAAGAGCTTCAAGCTAGATATGAGCGTGGTGGCGAGGGTCATGGGCACTTTAAAGCTTATCTAAATGAGCTTATTTGGGACTATTTTAAAGATGCGAGAGAGAAATTTGAGCATTATCAAAATAATCCTGACGAAGTGTCTGGAATTTTAGAAATAGGAGCCAAAAAGGCAAGTAATGTTGCTCAAACAACAATAAAAAAAGTTCGTGAAGCAGTCGGAATTTATTAA
- the serS gene encoding serine--tRNA ligase — MINLKLLETNYDEFVKKLEGKNVKAGLLDELLQTFNELKQKRKALENFQAIQNAKSKELGIKARAGEDVSELKNELNLNKAALADADEIVKQYEEKLEQISFSVPNITDDDVPFGKDEDDNVCIKTVLEPTKFSFTPKEHWELGESLGWLDFERGAKLSGSRFTVLRGMGARLSRALVNYMIDFNSSRGFELVNVPYLVSSNTLFGTGQLPKFEEDLYKVRDEDLYLIPTSEVPVTNLYNDTIIEAEQLPIKMTCYSACFRQEAGSAGRDTRGMIRQHQFEKVELVSITKPDQSEDVLNEMVSCASDLLTSLGLPHRHMLLCSGDLGFSAAKTIDLEVWLPGQGKYREISSISNTRDFQARRAKIRFKDGKKNMLVNTLNGSSLAVGRTLIAIMENYQKADGTIEIPEVLKRYM; from the coding sequence ATGATAAATTTAAAACTACTCGAGACAAATTACGATGAATTTGTAAAAAAGCTTGAGGGCAAAAATGTAAAAGCTGGACTACTTGACGAGCTTTTACAAACTTTTAATGAACTAAAACAAAAGCGCAAAGCACTTGAAAATTTCCAAGCGATCCAAAACGCAAAGAGCAAAGAGCTTGGTATAAAAGCAAGAGCTGGTGAAGACGTGAGTGAGCTAAAAAATGAGCTAAATTTAAACAAAGCTGCGCTTGCTGACGCTGATGAGATCGTTAAACAATATGAAGAAAAGCTTGAGCAAATTTCGTTTAGCGTGCCAAATATCACCGACGATGACGTGCCATTTGGCAAGGACGAGGACGATAATGTCTGCATTAAAACGGTACTTGAGCCGACTAAATTTAGCTTTACACCAAAAGAGCACTGGGAGCTAGGCGAGAGCCTTGGCTGGCTTGACTTTGAAAGAGGTGCAAAGCTCTCAGGATCTCGCTTTACCGTGCTTCGCGGCATGGGAGCAAGGCTTAGTAGAGCGCTTGTTAATTACATGATCGACTTTAACAGCTCACGTGGCTTTGAGCTTGTAAATGTCCCTTATCTAGTAAGCTCAAACACGCTTTTTGGTACTGGCCAGCTGCCTAAATTTGAAGAGGACCTTTACAAAGTGCGCGACGAGGACCTTTATCTCATCCCAACCAGCGAAGTGCCTGTGACAAATTTATACAATGACACGATCATTGAAGCCGAGCAGCTGCCTATAAAGATGACTTGCTACTCAGCATGCTTCCGCCAAGAGGCAGGCTCAGCAGGACGTGACACGAGGGGAATGATCCGCCAGCACCAGTTTGAAAAGGTTGAGCTGGTAAGCATCACAAAGCCTGATCAAAGCGAAGACGTGCTAAATGAGATGGTATCGTGCGCAAGCGATCTACTAACTAGCCTTGGACTTCCTCACCGTCATATGCTTCTTTGCAGTGGCGATCTTGGTTTTAGCGCGGCAAAGACGATAGACCTTGAGGTTTGGCTACCTGGTCAAGGTAAATATAGAGAGATTAGCTCTATTTCCAATACTCGTGATTTTCAAGCAAGGCGTGCAAAAATCCGTTTTAAAGATGGCAAGAAAAATATGCTTGTAAATACACTAAATGGCTCAAGTCTAGCTGTGGGTAGGACTCTTATTGCCATCATGGAAAACTACCAAAAGGCAGATGGTACTATCGAAATTCCAGAAGTTCTTAAAAGGTATATGTAG
- a CDS encoding tetratricopeptide repeat protein, with the protein MAEEEVVVLKPPGEQAEQEAPEEAKAEAPEEIVSLESIANEGVLQDESIPEPIPVKKSNKKLFIIAGVVALVLIILIVVLLVILLKKDKKENIDTASIVKNIENNYQTQNFGASKIDEMINKANQLYERGNKFEALKIYENIAVYNQSLSNYNLGVSQMKQERCDEAIVSFNKAITDRENTAVSAINAAVCSLELNNTKNFNYYIGLADSFLQYENNSPLYSYYYALINYYKGNYYEALQALSHPNTADYKNEYAYLSAKILSLLGDDERAIAKLEGQKAFKADFTLAQLYARLGKYDKARDYLTKASKNTPNIDLIKMTEALIDLKTSDYGDAAAFIKDVYDYNASLPSKIYKIKTILKPDLFDVSLAQAHFSDDMFFDRTRRYETLFYFAPYKVFDAKQSIEQIRKGGVSVFLDDTSAANDYLSQSAAASKVNAKLSEAIAKALNYRLKEANKDFEELAKAYPNHSILQYNLALSYAQLGNFSLAAKHFIASYHQDVNNHLSGIFGAICMDINRNLNPKLVEEIGENLENDKSLKPVNLYASLLSLISGNQSAMIRWLEEPKEPTTLNLAFDIIIAKISNNDELMSKKADELMKILPNDIIANILNFISKNKDQNVKEYAKAIQIYFIDKNLDSNAFYHGADIIKKQYIKLLQISGLLTRERDKLRAELKSAPKNINLIQTLAYVDIFTNDFDESYKLYNEVIDEFKINDAGTLFLASVAATGANKITNAIALLELTKLNDPSAVENRAALGFMYQQIDNIKAALIQYSKVGNVEYNNEFYDFMIDN; encoded by the coding sequence GTGGCTGAAGAAGAGGTTGTAGTTTTAAAACCACCTGGCGAGCAAGCAGAGCAAGAAGCGCCTGAAGAGGCAAAAGCCGAAGCACCTGAAGAGATCGTCTCGCTTGAGAGTATCGCAAATGAGGGTGTGCTACAAGATGAAAGCATCCCAGAGCCAATCCCTGTAAAAAAGAGCAATAAAAAGCTCTTTATAATAGCAGGCGTGGTCGCTCTAGTGCTTATTATCTTGATAGTGGTTTTGCTAGTTATCTTGCTAAAGAAAGACAAAAAAGAGAACATAGATACTGCAAGTATCGTAAAAAATATAGAAAACAACTACCAAACGCAAAATTTTGGCGCTTCAAAGATCGATGAAATGATAAATAAAGCCAATCAGCTCTACGAGCGTGGCAATAAATTTGAAGCGTTAAAAATTTATGAAAACATAGCTGTTTATAACCAGTCACTTTCAAACTACAACCTCGGTGTTTCGCAGATGAAACAAGAAAGATGTGATGAGGCGATCGTATCTTTTAATAAAGCTATAACTGATAGAGAAAACACAGCAGTTAGTGCCATAAACGCTGCTGTTTGCTCACTCGAGCTAAATAACACTAAAAATTTTAACTACTATATAGGACTTGCTGACTCATTTTTGCAGTATGAAAACAACTCGCCACTTTATAGCTATTACTATGCACTTATAAATTATTATAAAGGCAACTATTACGAGGCGCTTCAAGCACTTTCTCATCCAAATACCGCAGATTATAAAAATGAATATGCATATTTAAGTGCAAAAATTTTATCACTTCTTGGAGATGATGAGAGAGCAATAGCTAAGCTTGAAGGGCAAAAGGCGTTTAAGGCCGACTTCACGCTAGCACAGCTCTATGCAAGACTTGGCAAATACGACAAGGCAAGGGATTATCTAACAAAAGCTTCTAAAAACACGCCAAATATCGATCTTATCAAGATGACTGAGGCGCTAATTGATCTAAAAACTTCTGACTATGGCGATGCAGCAGCATTTATAAAAGATGTTTACGACTACAATGCTTCTTTGCCAAGCAAAATTTACAAGATAAAAACGATACTAAAGCCTGATCTTTTTGATGTCAGCCTAGCTCAAGCACACTTTAGCGACGATATGTTTTTTGATAGAACAAGGCGCTATGAGACGCTTTTTTACTTCGCACCCTACAAGGTCTTTGATGCAAAACAGAGTATCGAGCAGATAAGAAAAGGCGGCGTTAGCGTCTTTTTAGACGATACTTCAGCAGCAAATGACTATCTTAGCCAAAGTGCAGCTGCTTCAAAAGTAAATGCAAAACTTAGCGAAGCCATCGCAAAGGCACTTAACTACCGCTTAAAAGAGGCAAACAAGGACTTTGAAGAGCTTGCTAAGGCCTATCCAAACCACTCGATCTTGCAGTATAACCTAGCTCTAAGCTACGCTCAGCTTGGGAATTTTAGCCTTGCTGCAAAGCACTTTATAGCAAGCTACCATCAGGATGTAAATAACCACCTCTCTGGCATCTTTGGCGCGATCTGCATGGATATAAATAGAAATTTAAATCCAAAACTAGTTGAAGAGATCGGCGAAAATTTAGAAAACGACAAGAGCCTAAAGCCTGTAAATTTATATGCCTCGCTTCTAAGCCTAATAAGCGGCAACCAAAGTGCGATGATAAGGTGGCTTGAAGAGCCAAAAGAGCCTACGACGCTAAATTTAGCCTTTGATATCATCATCGCTAAAATCTCAAACAACGATGAGCTAATGTCAAAAAAGGCTGATGAGCTTATGAAAATCTTGCCAAACGACATCATCGCAAATATCTTAAATTTCATCTCTAAAAACAAAGATCAAAACGTCAAAGAGTATGCAAAAGCGATACAAATTTACTTCATCGATAAAAATCTCGACTCAAATGCCTTCTACCACGGCGCTGACATCATCAAAAAGCAATACATCAAGCTGCTTCAGATCTCAGGCCTGCTAACAAGGGAGCGCGATAAGCTAAGAGCCGAGCTAAAGAGCGCGCCAAAAAATATAAATTTGATCCAAACTCTAGCCTACGTGGATATCTTTACAAATGACTTTGATGAGAGCTATAAGCTTTATAATGAGGTCATAGACGAGTTTAAGATAAATGATGCTGGGACGCTCTTTTTAGCGAGTGTAGCAGCCACTGGAGCGAATAAAATAACAAATGCTATCGCACTTTTGGAGCTTACAAAGCTAAATGATCCAAGTGCTGTTGAAAACAGAGCCGCCCTTGGCTTTATGTATCAGCAAATCGATAACATAAAAGCAGCTCTTATACAATACAGCAAAGTTGGAAACGTAGAATACAACAACGAATTTTATGATTTTATGATAGACAACTAA
- a CDS encoding TlpA family protein disulfide reductase, with protein sequence MRYKILFLCLVSALVMGCVKQYEKHHITLNDSSGIDTQFFPTEKRLKIGDKPYMLFFFGTDCGVCKAAIPDLNTLEKEYGKEVQFIGVLGPSKGFDKDIELLKEHNITFKTTSDKVSVDYFSKAVGGVMGVPVIYFFDKDGKMRSKFIGLTPKSVLESAIRTLL encoded by the coding sequence ATGAGATATAAAATTTTATTTTTATGTCTAGTCTCAGCCCTAGTTATGGGCTGCGTCAAGCAGTATGAGAAGCATCACATCACTCTAAATGACTCAAGCGGCATTGATACGCAGTTTTTTCCAACAGAAAAGCGCCTAAAGATAGGCGATAAACCATATATGCTATTTTTCTTTGGCACTGACTGCGGAGTATGCAAGGCCGCTATACCTGATCTAAATACGCTTGAAAAAGAGTATGGTAAAGAGGTCCAATTCATTGGTGTTTTAGGACCTAGTAAAGGCTTTGATAAAGATATTGAGCTTTTAAAAGAGCACAACATCACCTTTAAAACGACGAGCGACAAGGTTTCAGTCGATTACTTTAGCAAGGCAGTTGGCGGCGTCATGGGCGTGCCAGTTATCTATTTTTTTGATAAAGATGGTAAGATGCGATCAAAATTTATCGGTCTTACACCAAAAAGTGTACTTGAAAGTGCTATAAGAACGCTCTTGTAG